From Hyla sarda isolate aHylSar1 chromosome 12, aHylSar1.hap1, whole genome shotgun sequence:
acatgggaccaaacacagataaattattcggagacatatcagtaatgtaatattaaatctgttttgctatttagaccatggggttgaatgcaattcaaaagataaatccacatgatttccctattgtggagggatcgaatatggtcacctccccttttatttagcttcaccttctcaatgcctgagaacctgagggaagtggtgtctgaattatgacatattagaaaatgtttagatgtgttagaaatgttcgagcttaaagggccagcagcatgtctaatgtgctcttgcatgtgttttttaagggaccttttggtggaacccacatatgttaagtgacattgtgtgcacatgattttatataaaacaaaagtgctatcacagtttataaagttgtgaatgacatggcatttgccatccaccgtaccttctattttctggcattttttggcaaagggacataccacacaccgcgttttaccgcacttgtggaagcccttggtgctaatccactgggtggtaacactagccgtgtccaccatactgggaacaaggagattggatagagtaggtgcccgcctcgctgcaaatctcacacctgactttataatctcccctaccgtgggatctgttgatagcaaaggtaagtgtttaattacaatgcgtttgatgtcattaaattctggactgtacgtggtgacaaatgtaggacaatcttgtgattcagttggttgcttacttgtaaaaagggattttcgatccataggatccactctcgaccaagcttttttcaagagccatccagggtaacctcgagccgccaggcgtgtgcatgctgcatcagcttccctgcggaactgttccgcttaattcgtataaattcacctactggtatggctcttactgtttgtttggaatggcatgaattcgcccttcggatggtattgcctgatatctttttttctataaggatcaacctcaattttatttgtatcatggttaccacgtaatatgacatccaaaaagggggtttcacttttacaccatgtgtgggtaaacgtaagattgaaccgattattattgatatatgtcatgaatgcatcaacggtcagatggtcggacgaccaaatgatgaccacatcgtctacatacctcccataccatgcgaggcacgtggaaaatggattggtgtcagaaaaactgctcctcccaccaaaaaacaaaaagcttagcccgagctggtgatgactttgctcccattgaagcacccgtgcgctgcaaataaaaattgttaccaaacataaaataattgtgttttaacacaaaatctaccacctcaataatgtaatgtctcaaatccacagaatatttagaaaatctcatcagtatatccgagatagctgataatgccaggtttttcggaatactggaatagagcgattcaatgtcgcaagtaagccacgacagagaatcgctccatgggaattcatccatgatttttagcaagtgcttagtgtccttgatataacttgggcattgcataaccagaggttgcagtactgagtccaaccactcgcataggtgctcgttatgggatccgatccccgccccaatcggacgcatcggcggcggaaatcggtccttatgcagcttgggtagcgagtggaagataggaataattggagcatGCACGtaaatataatccacttctttttgggtcaaaattgatctggctttcccctcttcaaacagagtcaacagttcttttttaaaaggttcagtgggattcccacaaagtttaaggtaagttttatcattagatagtagattttcatttaaattgatatacagtcccgtgtccatacatactaccgagccgcctttatcggcggatcggatcgtcaaatttttgtttttctttaatttctttatggcagcagcctcctttttattcaaattaggacgagttgtattggacattagggaaatgtagatatgtgtagctcaaccacagAAAAATTagcgaggttaactaaaagctctcccccacagagGGATGCAGACAAGTGAAAAAATagaatattagtcctcagctcaatatcaggaAAAAgattgataccagacatcccccATCAATCTTTTtcctgatattgagctgaggactaatattctattttttcacttgtattggacattacttttgattgtagattaaccaaatctttcatgataaggtcctggaaccaatcaaaaattgctggtctggtctgcatggggtaaaaattttggtttttagtggagaaggtatgtgcagtattcacttcatcacaaattgatatcccactattttcaaggagacagagatctctaaaagcaatttgttctgctaacgtatgcattagtggtaaatcagggtttatagaaagttgaggtgggtccgatggttcatcagcattttccacaaaaaaatgtttcttaactgtgAAAGTTCTCACAAATTTGTTTATATCCAtaattgtccgataaacatcaaaatgatgtgtaggagagaaacccagtcctttccacaggaccgaggtttcttcatctgtaattatttgtgcagaaatgttaatgacttgaaaatcctcttttattactttttccgtttgtccttgttacgctccgaagctcttcttcctatgttttctgccaccgcgccttcctcgttttttgattgtcttctcgcattgcgattcttgtgagtgttcacatattgcggttctgagtccccgctagtgtccgtgctatctgaacaatctgaattttcagtaaacccctggtcagaagaactaaattcccatggagcgattctctgtcgtggcttacttgcgacattgaatcgctctattccagtattccgaaaaacctggcattatcagctatctcggatatactgatgagattttctaaatattctgtggatttgagacattacattattgaggtggtagattttgtgttaaaacacaattattttatgtttggtaacaatttttatttgcagcgcacgggtgcttcaatgggagcaaagtcatcaccagctcgggctaaccgTTTTGTTTTTTGGTaggaggagcagtttattttttctgacaccaatccattttccacatgcctcgcatggtatgggaggtatgtagacgatgtggtcatcatttggtcgtccgaccatctgaccgttgatgcattcatgacatatatcaataataatcagttcaatcttaaaggggtattccaggcaaaaaacttttttatatatatcaactggctccagaaagttaaacagatttgcaaattacttctattaaaaaatcttaaccctttcagtacttatgagcttctgaagttaaggttgttattttctgtctaagtgctctctgatgacacctgtctcgggaaacgcccagtttagaagaggtttgctatggggatttgcttctaaactgggcgttgcccgagacagaggacttagacagaaaaaaacaaccttaacttcagaaggtcataagtactgaaaggattaagattttttaaccccttcaggaccaagcccattttggccttaaggaccagagcgttttttgcacatctgaccactgtcactttaaacattaataactctggaatgcttttagttatcattctgattccgagattgttttttcgtgacatattctactttaacatggtggtaaatttttgtggtgacttgcatcctttccttgtgaaaaatcctaaaattttatgaaaaatttaaaaattttgcatttttctaactttgaagctctctgcttgtaaggaaaatgtatattacaaataaaaaaattttttattcacatatacaatatgtctactttatgtttgcatcataaaagtgacgagtttttacttttggaagacaccagagggcttcaaagttcagcagcaattttccaatttttcacaaaattttcaaactcactatttttcagggaccagttcaggtttgaagtggatttgaagggtcttcatattagaaataccccacaaaagaccccattataaaaactgcaccccccaaagtattcaaaatgacattcagtcatcattttaaccctttaggtgtttcacaggaatagaagcaaagtgaaggagaaaattcacaatcttcattttttacactcgcatgttcttgtagacccaatttttgaatttt
This genomic window contains:
- the LOC130296585 gene encoding uncharacterized protein LOC130296585 produces the protein MDRKSLFTNPTVGEIIKSGVRFAARRAPTLSNLLVPSMVDTASVTTQWISTKGFHKCGKTRCVVCPFAKKCQKIEGTVDGKCHVIHNFINCDSTFVLYKIMCTQCHLTYVGSTKRSLKKHMQEHIRHAAGPLSSNISNTSKHFLICHNSDTTSLRFSGIEKVKLNKRGGDHIRSLHNREIMWIYLLNCIQPHGLNSKTDLILHY